CATCGCCGTAAGTAGCTCCGGATGAAGCATATATGAACCGGGTTTTATTTTTAATAGAAAATTCAGCCAGTTTTCTGGTATATTCATAGTTATTTTTAAGGTAGTAAGCTGCGTCATCTCCAGTAGTGGACGAACACGCTCCCATGTGGATTATAAGCTTGTATTCTTTGAGTTTGTTTTTTTCAATTAACTTCAACAGTTCATCTTTGTCAATATAATCCGTATATTTTTTGCCTACGAGGTTTTTCCATTTAGGCGACTTGTCAAGCTCGTCAACCAACAGTATGTCTTCATGGGCTTCCTTATTCAATTTCCATAAGAGGCAGCTTCCGATAAATCCAGCTCCGCCGGTCAGTATTATTTTCACAAATCTCCTCCGAATTTTACTCTGATTGTAGTAATTTATCAAAAATCATTATTTTTGTCAAACTCGCGAATAATTGAAAGAAAATCTCTGGCTACATTATCCCAGTAGTAATAGGACAAATCAGTCTCAGGGTTATTCTTTTTACGGCTGGTTTCGTATACGTTGCGTATAACGTCGGACGCATGGTTTATTTCCGGCAGCGGAATCAGAGGTTTCCTTTTAAGGGATTCATACTCTTCTCCGTTTAACGGTTTCATGGAATAATTAATAAAATGCGCATTGTTATCGTTTAAAAAATCGCTTTGCCCGCTGTAGTTTATGCACGCTATTTCAAGCCCACAGGCAAGGGCTTCAAGGAAGCATAACCCGAAACTTTCTGCCTTTACCATCGAAAAATAACAGTTTGCCTTTTGGTATAAATCACTCATCTGTTGTTCACTTAAGATTTTTGAAATAACGGAGATTTTTGGTGCATTCTTTCGTTTCTTGAATGAATTTATCAAATCGTTTATATCGCGGTATTCAAATTCCTTGTAATTGGCGCCTGGTATATAGGTTAATTTCAAAATAAGCTGAACCCTATCGTTTTTAGAGAATGTCTTTGTATAGCTTTCAAGAAGTAATTCAATTCCTTCCCTTTTATGCGGTGCGGAACAGCAAAGAAAGGTAAAAACATCATTCTTTTTGCTCTTTTTTTCCGTAAAATAATAAGCCGGATTAAAACCGAACCTTAAAATTTTGACTTTGGCTGCATCTATACCTGAATTGACAAAAACATCCCTTGTAAAAACCGAAGGTACAATAACCATATCCAGGTATTTGTTTATATTTTCTATCCATATTTTAGGAAGCTCGTTAAACTCATAAACAAGAAACCCTATTTTAAGGCATTCTTCAGGCAAGTAATGATAAACCCTTGGATTTTCAAAAGTAAATACAATGCCGCCTTCAAAGTTATTGTTTATCCTTGATTTTATGGTATAATCTAACGGGAAGGAAGTGTCATACAAAAAACCTTTTCTTTCGTAGATATTTAAATCTACGCCAAGCTTTAGAAGGGATAGAATAAGCTCCCTTGAAACCTTTGACCAGCTTGTAATGCTTTTAAGCACTCCAAAATAGGTAATTTTAAGGTTTTTCATATAATGAATAGATTATTAAGCTATAAACCTGTAAGATGTATTTTAGAACTTAGTTACGCCTGCAACCTGAAATGCAAGACCTGCAATATATGGGAAAAACAGAAGTTTGCAGATAAGAAAAATTGCCGTAAAAAATTGAGTTTAGAAAGAATAAAAGAACTTAATAAAGAACTTTCTCAAGCCGGTATTAAACGGGTCACCTTCTTAGGTGGGGAACCTTTCTTAAACAAGGATCTTTTGGATATATCAGCCCATGCCAAATCGTGCGGCCTGTCAACCGCTGTTGTTACAAACGGGGCACTTATTGACACATCTGCGATACAGGATATAGTTTACGAAGCGCCTTTAGATATTATAATATTTTCACTTGACGGCCCGCAAGCTGTGCACGATGGGATACGGGGCGTTCAGGGCACATATAAAAAACTTGAAGAAACGGTATCTGCCATACAGAAACTAAAGAAAAAGAACAAGAAGAGATACCCGAAGATATACATTTACGCAACGGTTTCCGGTTTTAACTATAATTATCTTACTGATATATTCAATTTTGCCCAAAAAAACGATGTAAATGCGCTCAAATTTATAGCTGTTTCAAAAGTTACTGCAGCTGACATGGAAGAGACAAATAAAAATTTTAAACTACCTGCAATAACTTCTCACTCTTATGCAGTAACTGGCGATATAGCGTTAGATAATAAATCTTTAGCTGCTGCACAAAGTCAGCTGGCAATTATAAGTGAAAAAGCCAAAAAGATAGGTTTAAAGTTCCTGGTTGAAGAATACTTGCTAAACTCCAAAGGCACAAAAGCCTGTGTTTTTGCAGGCAAAGATTTTGTAATATCTGCCTACGGAGAAATATACCCATGTCCCATGCTTCCTGATTACTTGATAGGAAACATCAACGAAACTTCTTTAAAAGATATCCTCGAAAGCCATGTATCTCAGGAGAAATTCAAGGAATTAAACGACTTGTCTATTTCAAGAAGAATGTCCGTCTGCAGAAGCTGCTGTGTTGAAAAACTTTCCTACGACCCCGTAAATATCAGCAAGGAATAAATGCTT
Above is a window of Candidatus Liberimonas magnetica DNA encoding:
- a CDS encoding glycosyltransferase; this encodes MKNLKITYFGVLKSITSWSKVSRELILSLLKLGVDLNIYERKGFLYDTSFPLDYTIKSRINNNFEGGIVFTFENPRVYHYLPEECLKIGFLVYEFNELPKIWIENINKYLDMVIVPSVFTRDVFVNSGIDAAKVKILRFGFNPAYYFTEKKSKKNDVFTFLCCSAPHKREGIELLLESYTKTFSKNDRVQLILKLTYIPGANYKEFEYRDINDLINSFKKRKNAPKISVISKILSEQQMSDLYQKANCYFSMVKAESFGLCFLEALACGLEIACINYSGQSDFLNDNNAHFINYSMKPLNGEEYESLKRKPLIPLPEINHASDVIRNVYETSRKKNNPETDLSYYYWDNVARDFLSIIREFDKNNDF
- a CDS encoding radical SAM protein, giving the protein MNRLLSYKPVRCILELSYACNLKCKTCNIWEKQKFADKKNCRKKLSLERIKELNKELSQAGIKRVTFLGGEPFLNKDLLDISAHAKSCGLSTAVVTNGALIDTSAIQDIVYEAPLDIIIFSLDGPQAVHDGIRGVQGTYKKLEETVSAIQKLKKKNKKRYPKIYIYATVSGFNYNYLTDIFNFAQKNDVNALKFIAVSKVTAADMEETNKNFKLPAITSHSYAVTGDIALDNKSLAAAQSQLAIISEKAKKIGLKFLVEEYLLNSKGTKACVFAGKDFVISAYGEIYPCPMLPDYLIGNINETSLKDILESHVSQEKFKELNDLSISRRMSVCRSCCVEKLSYDPVNISKE